In Hymenobacter volaticus, the genomic window AGTGCCAGCTTCTACGAAGTATAGGTTTACAAACCGTTGGATGGTAAGCTGGTATACACCAGCAGCTACTTGTTTCATAAATCCAGATGCATGAGGTCAGGTCTGGAAACTAGTACGGGATTCTAGCTGAAGAGTAGAAGAGGAGGCCTTGTTTCTTGGTCTGTAGAGCCGTACCCGACCACTGTTAAACCTAGAGCACTCACTAGGCCGCAAGTCAGGATAGCCTCGCGTATTTGGTGCCGTATACCCATTGCTGGCTCGTCGTAGATAGAGACCTTCCTACAAACAAAAGCAGCTTCCCGATTTCGGGAAGCTGCTTTTGTTTGTAGGAAGGTCTTATAATTCAGTGCGAATTACATGCCACCGGTTGTGCTGCCGCCAGTAGTAGAAGCACTACCCGTGGTAGCACCACCAGCCGTAGAAGCACCCGTGGTGCTGCCGCCAGCCGTAGAAGCGCCGCCCGTGGTAGAGCCACCAGCCGTGCTGCCACCAGCCGTAGAAGCGCCGCCAGCGGTGCTGCCACCAGTGGTACCAGCCGTGCTACCACCGGTGCTGCCAGCTGTGCTACCGCTAGCATCCATCGAGCTGCCAGCCGTTGAGCCGCCGCCACCCGACATAGAAGAGTCAGAACCCATGCCAGCGTCGGAACCCGTGCCAGCGTCAGAAGTTGAAGATTCGGTTGAAGTGCCCGAAGCACCGCTGCTCTCGCCACCGGCTTGGCTGCCTTCGCCAGCATTGTTACCGCAAGAAGAGAAAGTGAACGAAGCGGCCGCCAGGGCCAGGAACAATACCTTTTTCATAAGTTTGTTTTGGTTGGTAAGAGTGGAGTATACTACGTATGTTACAGCAGTTAGCCTGGTAGAGTAACTGCGTAAGTTGCTCTTTATACAGCCATTCAACGGGAGGTAACCCGGAATAGACTAATAAATCTTGTTTTTGTTATAACTGTTGAGCTTCGTTTGAGTTCTAAGCTGCTCTCGGAAGGCAACTTGCGGCTCAGTTTGGAAAACCAAATAGCGTCGTGCTACTTCCCTTTTATGGGCCTGAAGCGCTTTTCTAGGGATTGTTGATGCAAGTCTGGCTGTCGGTTGGCCGCTCCCCCGATCAAGAGAACGAGCAATAAGAGCAACCGAAAAAAATTTGCAAGAGGACGCATAAACTTTAAAAACAAGCCGATTTGGAAAGGCGCTGTGACGCTAGCCCCGGTCCGATACGGAAGTTTTTGCTTTTAGGCTGAGAAAACCAGGTTAAGATTAAGTGAAGAACCTGCCCCCGCTTACTACCATCAAGGCTCGTTGAGCAGCTATACATAGTAGGGCGGAACGTTGCTACAAACCAGTACTATTGCTTTGTTGCCAGCATTTTCCGCACCGAGGTCCAGCGGATAGTCGGGTAGCGGGCATTGTCCAGTGACTCTAGCTTGGCTTGGCCACTGAGCATGTTGTGCAGATACTGCATACCCTGCCACGGTGGAAATACTTCACCTTTCGCGGGCACAAGGGTTCGGGTTACTTTGATTAGGGCACCAAGCACACCCAAGCTACCAGCTCGCAGCAAGCGAAACTCTTTGCCCATAGCTTCGGTGGCGGCGGCTTGCAACCCGCGAATACTGGCTACATCGCCGGCCACGCGCAGATAACGAGGCGTGGTTGGGTCGAGGGCCGCTGCCGCTGTGAATTCGGCTGTGTTCACCATGGTAGTGAAATCGAGGAGCTGGTCGGCGTCACCCCAGTACAGAATCCGGCGCGGGCCCGACAGAATCAGCGGGGCCTGACCCTTCAGCAATTCCATAAACATGCCGTTGAGAATGGAAGTGGCTTGAATGGGTGCTTGGTCGAGGCGCCGCATAAATTCCCGACGCAAATCGAAGTTGCGATTCGAGTTATCAGGAAGCTTGGTGAAGTCGGCAGAAAAATCGGAAGGAATGAAACGAGGCACGCCTGCTGCTACAGCCGCTTCCAGCAGCTGCGTTTGGGTATCCACAATCACCTCCCGCAGCCCCGACAATGCCGATACTACGCAGGCAGCGCCCATGCAAGCCTTGACAAGTTCGGCCGTGTTGTTATAGTCAATTTCCACCAGCGTAACCCCTTGCAGCCGCAACGACTCGGCCTCCGCCTTGGCACTTGCTTCTGGTCGTACTAGGGCCCGTACAGTGGCGCCACGTTGGCGGAGATGGTGCGCAATCAGCAAACCGAGGGCTCCGGTAGCGCCAGCCAGCACAATGGTTACCGGTTCTGTGCTCGTGCTGGATGAAGAATCTGTGTTGTTGTCTAGCGAGGGCGAAGCCATAAGTTGGTAGGGGATGAAACTTGTATGAATTGATAAGAGTGTTTCCGGGCGAAGGTTTTAAAGTTGGAACAGCATCTAGGAAACTTCCTAGCAAGAGCTACCGCCAGCCGCCACATGAAAAGCCAGTGCTTTTCGCGACAGTCAACAGATAAAGAAGGCGTACTTTTCTTAGCTAGCTCATCCATACGCAACCCACTCATACGAACGGAACAATTCCTGATGAACCGACAGTACAAGGTTCTTGCAGGAAGAAGACGTGCCGAATACTATGGGCTTAATGCCCACTTCCAGTCTAATAGCCTGTCTTGACTCTAGCCAACTCTAGATCTGCAACCCTGCTAGCCACCAGCTTAGCTGGAAACTACGTAGTGCGATGTAACGCCACTAGCCACCTAGCAACAACACGCCGATGAGCCAGCAACAACAAACTTCTGCGACGCCTCTACTCTCAATGGCCAGCGAGGCCACACTGCACAACAATCGTTGGGTAAATACCGCCGGGTTTGCCTACAAAAGCAGGCCCTGGCAAGTGGTGCTGTTAAGTGCGCTCATGGCAGTGCTAACGTCCTGTTCTGAAGACCAAACCAACAGCCAAACATCGGAAGAGCCCATCAGTCAAACTGCCGCCGAGGAAGCCGAGTCGACCCCAGCAACCGAGGAAGTTACAACCGACAACACCACGTCCGGTGGGCAACTGACGGGCGCCGGTAGTCGGTACCGCGTCACGGCCGAAACGGCGTACTTTTTCGACACGCCTGAGCAGGGGAAGCCAAGTGGTAAATACCTGTTGCGCGGCGACGTGATTTACGGTGAGCAAGAAAGCAATGGCTTCGTGAAGACTCGTTTCAAAAACCCCAATGGGGCTACGGTTACGGGATGGTTGAAAGTGCAGGAGCTAAGCAAGCTGGCAGCCAGCCCAACGTCTGTGGCAGCGCGCACCCGTCGGCCAACTCAGGCGCCGAGCGCGCCGCCAACTATCTCGCCCGCCGACGATACGTATGAAGGTGAGCAAGCATCAAGTACGCCAGTCGAGGCCGCGGAAGCGGATGCCAGCGGAAACGCTACGGCGGTGGTGCAGGTAGCCCGGTCGTACTTTTACAACTCGCCCGACCTGACGCAGCCCCGCAAAGCCCACTGTGTGCGCGGCGACAAAGTACGGCTCGGCGAATCCCGCGGTGATGCGGTGTTCGTCACGTTTACCAATTGGGAAAAGGTAACTACCACCGGCTGGATGCGCCGGGACGCTTTGCGGTAGCCCGGTTATACGGCTCAGTCCAATACGCAGGATGCTTGTGACTTATAGCAGGCCAACAATCTAAAGAATGCCTGTCGTCGGTTCTGGCAACTAAGCAAGGAGTTGACGGAAACGCAGTTTTTGCACGTACTAATACAGCCCTAACGCTCAAGCAAGCGGGCCTTTAGCACTATTACTTATCAGAAGTTTATATACTTGCTTAAAGAGCATCTCGTAGCCGAACAGCCACCGGTCAGATGCCATTTCTGCCACGGTTAGCTACTGGCTGCGCCCAAATACGAACGGTCGTAAAGGGCGCTCCTTTAAAGCCTTTTTCAACTAGGGTGGTACTGCAGTTTTATCTATTTCTGTTCCACGCGTAGTATGCTACAGTCCGTTGCACCTCCTCAGGTTTCTGTTCCCGGCCAAGCGGTTTCGTCGCGCGTCCAAGCTGTGGATGTGGTGCGCGGATTGGTTATGGTAATCATGGCACTCGACCATATCCGGGAGTTCTGGTGCTCAACCCTCGTGCGCCCCGAGGACGTGACACAGGCTTCCGCGCTGCTATTTTTCACCCGTTGGATCACGCATTTCTGCGCGCCAACGTTCGTTTTTTTGTCGGGAGTCAGTATTTGGCTTTATCAGCAAAAGCAGCCCAAGCGGCCGGCGGTGAGTCGGTTTCTGCTTACGCGGGGGTTATGGCTGATATTCTTGGAGTTGGTGGTTATCAACTTCGTTTTGCAATGGGGCTACAACCTATTGTTGCTGCAAGTTATTTGGGTGATAGGGTGGGGCATGGTGGTCTTGGCGGCACTTATCTGGTTGCCGCGCTGGATATTGGGCGTACTCGCCTTCGTGATAGTGGCGGGACATAATCTGCTGCCCGTTATCCAACCCGTAACCGCGGCTAATGTAGGGTGGGCACTACTCCGCAACACGCCCTTTGTGCTGCCAGTCGCGCCGCTGCCGCCTTTTCTGGTAGCGTACTCCTTTGGTCCGTGGCTAGGCGTCATGCTGGCAGGCTATGTGGTTGGGCCGTGGTTTCAGTTGCCACTTTCGCAGCGGGCGCCCCTGTTGTGCCGCGCTGGAATAACCTTGTTGGTGGTGTTTGTTGCACTGCGCGCGACCAATTGGTACGGCGAGTTGGCGCCTTGGAGTGTGCAGCCGCGCGGTATGCTTTACACTGTCCTGTCCTTTCTGAACATCACCAAGTATCCACCGTCGTTGTTGTTTCTGTGCCTCACGCTTGGGGCGGCGTTGCTCTTGCTAAGTGTTGCCGAAACCGCCACGAGCCGGCCGAGCCAGTGGCTGCGAACTTTCGGGCAGGTGCCATTTTTCTATTACCTGCTGCACCTGCTTTTAATTAGCGTATCTGCCTGGGTCTGGACACGGATAGCTTTTGGGCGGCCCGTAAATTTCGCGTTTCTCGAGGTTAAAAACTGGCCTGCTGGGTATCAGCCAAGCTTGTTACGAGCCTACGCGGTTTGGGTCGGCGTGGTCTTGCTGCTGTATTTCCCTTGCCGGTGGTATCAGCGTTTCAAGCAGCAACATTCCTACTGGTGGTTGTCGTACTTGTAGGCAGTTAGGAAAGTGTTGATTACAGTATAAATAGTCACAGGTATTTATAAATTCGTTTCGTTTTAAGCGCACTCTTGCAGACTTGGAATTTGCGAGAGTAAACCGGTAGCCGGCATTTAGCAAACGTCTGTGAATGTGCTAGATAGTTCGGTTCTTCTAAGCTACTGCCTCTCGCTTTGGTTGTATGGTTTTGCTGAAGCGTACCCATTCGCTCTTTGTCCTTCCCACCTATTGGCTCAGTATTTAAAACATGCATCACATTGTTTATCAAAGTACGGCCGTAGGACATCCTACTACGGCCGATTTGAAGTGGTTGCTACAGCAGTCACGTACAAACAACGCCGCCCTCGGTATCACAGGGTTGTTGCTTTATAGCAATGGCAACTTCCTGCAAGTATTGGAAGGTGAAGAGCAGGCCGTTCAGCTTATCTACGCCAAAATAGAGGTCGACCAGCGCCATATACACGTTCTCAAACTATCGGACGGACCCATTGAGAGGCGCATTTTTGGCGATTGGTCGATGGGTTTTCAACCGCTGAAGAGCGATGATTTTGTGCGTCTTACCGGATACATCAACCCGTACCGATCCAACTTTCTGGATGCTCATTTGCCGGAAATCGATGAAAGCATGCTTGTGTTGCTGAAGTCTTTTGTGCTCAACGACGGCACTCATCCTTAGAAGTGCTTGGTGATAGTTCGTTGGCTTTAAATGGACAATGCAAACACAAAAAAGGCCCACCTAGGTGGGCCTTTTTTGTGTTTGCATTAAAGTGATGCTACTAATTACCGGCGGCTATCGTGACGGTCATTGCGGTGAGCGGCTTCCCACCGAGCTTTTTCCTGAGCCGTTACTCTGTGCTTCTTATCGTAGCCGTAGTTAAAGTCATTGTCATTGCGGTCGTCGTGGCGGCCGTAGTTGGTGTCACGACGGTTGTCGTTATCGTCGCGGTGATCATTGCGGTGGGCGGCTTCCCAACGGGCCTTTTCTTGGGTGGATACTCTGTGTTGCTTGTCGTAGCCGTAGTTGAAGCCTTTATCGTTGCGGTTGTCGTAGCGCTTAGCTTCTGGGTGGCGTTTGTGGTCGTCGTGGTGGTCGGGGGCAGGAGCGGCAAATGAAACGCCGGAAGACAACAGGACGAAAGCAGTGGCGAGAGAAAACAGGGCTTTTTTCATGATTTTGGACAGATTGAAAAGGGGAAGTGTAGCTGTTGTAGTAAGCGAGCAAACCACCGTTGTAGTGGTGCGAAGCGCTTGATACCCCATTTGCAAGCCTGGAGCCGACTTTGCCCGGCCGCGCTGCTTTCCCCTGGTTTGTCTGCCAATAGCCCAGTTCTGTCTGCCGTTTGCCTGGTTGCCCCGACGTTGCTGTTCGCTGTGCCACCGTCTGCTCACGGTTGCTAAACTCACTTTCAACTTTCTGGCGCATGAAACACCGAATTGCAGCCACTAAAAGTTGTGCGCAGAACAGTTCTTTCAAATTATTTGCAGATTCCTCTTGACTCTCCCCTTACGTCATAGTCTACTTTCACTGCGTCACCATCAGAGAAAAAGAGTTCGATGCCCAAAAGCCTTTCCTGCCGACAGCTAGCCAAACTGGCGGGTGTAAGTGTGCGCACACTGCACTACTACGACCGGTTGGGGCTGCTCAAGCCCGCTGTGCGTACCGAGGCCCGGTACCGGCTCTACGGCGAGCAAGAACAGCTTCGCTTGCAGCAAATCCTGTTTTTCAGAGAGTTGGATTTTTCGCTCAGTGAAATTCAAAGTCTGCTGGAAGAGCCGAACTTCAACTTGCTGGCGGCTTTACAGCAGCACAAGCAGGCGCTGCAGGCGCGGCACCAACGGCTTGCCACTCTGCTGGTGACGCTCGACAACACTATTACTCACGTAAAAGGAGACAACATCATGTTAACCAACGAAGAACTTTACGCCGGCTTCCCCAAAGAGCAAGCCGAAACCTACCGCCGCGAAGCCAGCGAAAAATACGGCCCTGAGGTGGTAGCAGAAGCAGAAAACAAGGTGCGGCAGCTTAGCAAAGAAGACTTTGCATCCCTGAAAGCCGAGCAAGAAAACATCAACCAAACCTTGCTTGGCATGATGCACCTAGCCCCAACCACCGAAGAGGTGCAACAGCAGATAAGTCGCCACTTCGCCAACATCCAGGCGTTCTGGGGGCCGTCGGTAGGAGCAGGAGGAAAGCTAGCCGAAGCCTACAAAGGCCTAGCCCAGCTCTACCTCGACGACCCACGCTACACCACCTACAACGAGCAAAGCAGTCCTGGTTATGCCGACTTTTTAAGCAAGGCCATGATTTATTTCGCAGCTACCAAGCTCTAATTAAATGACTCAAATTTCTATCAGTGCCCTCTGTCACGTTAGGTGGTAGGGGCGCTGAATTCTGTGCGGAGCTAGACACCTGATCAGTGAAATGCGCTTTCGGTTTGTCCGTAAATCAGTGAAACGAGAGCGTGGATAACCTAAGCAATTTGCTGCTGCGCATGCACAGTGGGCGCCACAGAAGCAGGTAGTTGTCTCACCTTTTGGGGCCGGGTTGTTTGAATAGATAAACGCCACCCATGAGCCAAGACAACAGTATCTCGTTCCCACAAGACGCATTCCGACGCGTCGACGAAACGCCCGACGCCGAATTTTACCGACAGCCGCGCTTTGTTACGCACATCGACGACGCGGCTATTGCCGCCGTAACGCAGCTTTACCGGGAGTATTTTCAGGCCGACAGCACCTTGCTCGACCTGATGAGCAGCTGGGTTAGCCATCTGCCGGCCGAAGTGCCTTACAACCGAGTGGTGGGCTTGGGCATGAACGAGCGGGAACTGCGCGCCAATCCGCGTCTGGCCGACTACGTGGTGCAGGACCTCAACCAGCAGCCCCTGCTGTCCTTTGCCGACAATACCTTCGACGGAGCGGCCATTTGCGTTTCTATTGACTACCTAACGCAACCCGTGACAGTACTGCGCGAACTGGCCCGGGTTATGCGCCCCAATGCGCCCCTGGTTGTCACCTTCTCGAATCGCTGCTTCCCGAGCAAAGCGGTAGCCGCCTGGCATGCCCTCGACGACCGGGGACATTTGGCGCTGGTGCAGCAATACTTACAAGCCGCGGGCCACAGGCACGCCATTGAGCTACTGGACCGCAGCCCCGCCCCCCGTCGCTCCGACCCATTATTTGCGGTAGTCGCGCGAGTTGACAAGCAGACTCTAATCCGACCGGAGTAAAGGCTATAGAAGGGTAATAGATGAAGTTTATTGGTGTCGGTTAAAACGCTGAAGCTGCCGGGTAAGGGCGCTTTAGGGTCAGAAGTATATGCGTAAGAGCCTGATAGAATGTAAATAAGTGGAACTTTGTGTGGCCTGATTTATGATATTCCAATACGATTCCAAACTAATTGGGCTAAAATTTCACTGAATGATGGGCATAAAGCGGGAAGAAACGGTACTTGAAGTAGTAAGCAGTTGCATACGCGCCGAGCACCTCAACCAGCTAAGCGTGCTAGTCGGCCAAAACTCTGCAGCAACGGGGCAGGCGCTAGCGCAACTGTTGCCGCCAATAGTGAGTACGCTCGCCGATCGGGCAGCCCAGCCAGATGGTGTAGATTTCGTTTGGGACGTAATCCGGCAAGCGCAAGCCGATCAAGTGCTAGCACAACTCGATGCTATGGACGTAGCCAGTTGGCACGGGCGCGGAGTGCTGTTGCTCCGAAACTTGCTTGACGATACCTATCAAACAACTATCTATCGGTTGGCCACCAAGGCGGGCCTTTCTTTAGAGTCGTATGCGCCGTTGCTGGAAGCCGGGGTGGCAGTCGTGCTGGGTGCCTTAGGGAAGTACACCGCCGAGCATAATTTGAGACCTGATGAGCTAGGCGACTGGTTGCAAAGCGAAGCGAAGCGTACCAACTCAGTTGTTTCGCCGCCCAACCCTGATGCGGAAGTGTTCCGGCCAACTGCTCTACGCCAGACCACGCCAACGCCTACGTTTGCAGCGCGGGCCGGCCAGTGGCAGGAGGTGGGTGGGGGCAGCATTTTTATACCGCAACCAGCTGCGCCAGAAGCAAAAGCAAGCAAGCGACATCGTTGGGTGTGGCCTTTGCTACTGCTGCTGGGCTCAGCGCTCGGGTATGGCATTTTCCGCTGGACCTCTACTCCCGCGCCACAAGTTGCAACGGGGCCTTCGGTGCCCGCCGCCTATACCGGAGCCACAACCCAGCCCCGTGCTGCGGCGCCGCCTACCGACGCTACCGTGCCGGTCTCTGAAGTGCCTGCTGGCCAGCCGCTGGTGATTACGCTTTTCAATGGCACGACTCTAAAGGTTAGCTCCAATTCCACCGAATATCAGCTATACAACTTCCTGGCCGACCCCACGCAGCAAGTAGATCCATTGAACGCCGCCGCCGGCTGGATCAGCGTGGACAAGGTGTCTTTCAACCCTGGGCAGGCCACTTTAACTGCCAACTCTTGGGAGCAGCTGCGCAATCTGGCAACCATCCTGCGTACATTTCCGCGGGCCCAGCTCTTGTTTGGAGGTTATACCGACAAGCAAAAAAACCTGCGTTTAAGTGAAGCCCGGGCTCAGTCGGCAATGCGGGCCTTGGTTGCGCAAGGAATTTCGTCGCGCCGACTTCAGGCCATCGGCTCCGACGAGGCAGCGCCGGCATCTTCCAACAGCACTCCAGAAGGCCAAACGCTTGATCGGCAACTGCGCATCAAAGTCACCACCAAATTGGGGCCATTGTTGGAAACTCCTGGCGCACCGCTGTTGGCCGCAGCTCCGGTTGCAAAGCCAGCAGATAGTCCGGGCGCGAAAGTGGCGTTGCCGCAAGACACCGTCAGCCAACTAACCGATGAGCCGGTTGTAGCAACGGAAATAGCTCCTGGCGAAGGGCCTGTTGAGCCGGTTATTGAGCAGGCGGAAGCTGATAGTCGCTACCAAGTAACCGCGCGAATGGCGTACCTTTTTGCTGCGCCCAACCAAGCAAAGGCCACGAAAAGGTATCTGCGTAAAGGCGAGATATTATATGGCGGAGTTGAGCGCAACGGCCTCGTTAAGATTAAGTTCTGGAACCCTAACGGCGCTCTTGCCACTGGCTGGCTGAAGCTGAAAGAGCTGCAAAAGCTTTCGGACGATGAAGCCGTAACCCCCACTCAATCGAACTCAGAGCCAGATAGTGCGG contains:
- a CDS encoding BLUF domain-containing protein translates to MHHIVYQSTAVGHPTTADLKWLLQQSRTNNAALGITGLLLYSNGNFLQVLEGEEQAVQLIYAKIEVDQRHIHVLKLSDGPIERRIFGDWSMGFQPLKSDDFVRLTGYINPYRSNFLDAHLPEIDESMLVLLKSFVLNDGTHP
- a CDS encoding DUF1624 domain-containing protein — encoded protein: MLQSVAPPQVSVPGQAVSSRVQAVDVVRGLVMVIMALDHIREFWCSTLVRPEDVTQASALLFFTRWITHFCAPTFVFLSGVSIWLYQQKQPKRPAVSRFLLTRGLWLIFLELVVINFVLQWGYNLLLLQVIWVIGWGMVVLAALIWLPRWILGVLAFVIVAGHNLLPVIQPVTAANVGWALLRNTPFVLPVAPLPPFLVAYSFGPWLGVMLAGYVVGPWFQLPLSQRAPLLCRAGITLLVVFVALRATNWYGELAPWSVQPRGMLYTVLSFLNITKYPPSLLFLCLTLGAALLLLSVAETATSRPSQWLRTFGQVPFFYYLLHLLLISVSAWVWTRIAFGRPVNFAFLEVKNWPAGYQPSLLRAYAVWVGVVLLLYFPCRWYQRFKQQHSYWWLSYL
- a CDS encoding class I SAM-dependent methyltransferase, producing the protein MSQDNSISFPQDAFRRVDETPDAEFYRQPRFVTHIDDAAIAAVTQLYREYFQADSTLLDLMSSWVSHLPAEVPYNRVVGLGMNERELRANPRLADYVVQDLNQQPLLSFADNTFDGAAICVSIDYLTQPVTVLRELARVMRPNAPLVVTFSNRCFPSKAVAAWHALDDRGHLALVQQYLQAAGHRHAIELLDRSPAPRRSDPLFAVVARVDKQTLIRPE
- a CDS encoding MerR family transcriptional regulator translates to MPKSLSCRQLAKLAGVSVRTLHYYDRLGLLKPAVRTEARYRLYGEQEQLRLQQILFFRELDFSLSEIQSLLEEPNFNLLAALQQHKQALQARHQRLATLLVTLDNTITHVKGDNIMLTNEELYAGFPKEQAETYRREASEKYGPEVVAEAENKVRQLSKEDFASLKAEQENINQTLLGMMHLAPTTEEVQQQISRHFANIQAFWGPSVGAGGKLAEAYKGLAQLYLDDPRYTTYNEQSSPGYADFLSKAMIYFAATKL
- a CDS encoding OmpA family protein — protein: MMGIKREETVLEVVSSCIRAEHLNQLSVLVGQNSAATGQALAQLLPPIVSTLADRAAQPDGVDFVWDVIRQAQADQVLAQLDAMDVASWHGRGVLLLRNLLDDTYQTTIYRLATKAGLSLESYAPLLEAGVAVVLGALGKYTAEHNLRPDELGDWLQSEAKRTNSVVSPPNPDAEVFRPTALRQTTPTPTFAARAGQWQEVGGGSIFIPQPAAPEAKASKRHRWVWPLLLLLGSALGYGIFRWTSTPAPQVATGPSVPAAYTGATTQPRAAAPPTDATVPVSEVPAGQPLVITLFNGTTLKVSSNSTEYQLYNFLADPTQQVDPLNAAAGWISVDKVSFNPGQATLTANSWEQLRNLATILRTFPRAQLLFGGYTDKQKNLRLSEARAQSAMRALVAQGISSRRLQAIGSDEAAPASSNSTPEGQTLDRQLRIKVTTKLGPLLETPGAPLLAAAPVAKPADSPGAKVALPQDTVSQLTDEPVVATEIAPGEGPVEPVIEQAEADSRYQVTARMAYLFAAPNQAKATKRYLRKGEILYGGVERNGLVKIKFWNPNGALATGWLKLKELQKLSDDEAVTPTQSNSEPDSAEDTPSGSNDSASTETVP